Proteins encoded within one genomic window of Anopheles gambiae chromosome 3, idAnoGambNW_F1_1, whole genome shotgun sequence:
- the LOC1280812 gene encoding myeloid leukemia factor isoform X2 yields MSLFGMMNDIEEDPIFGHHMRSMRHMSNMLNSLFSDPFGMMGGVGGGLESIAAGPAFGMRHNAMMPFMPPTMNRLLSVGGPADGPSYCSSSVISMTSGPNGPQVYQATSSTRTGPGGIKETRKTVQDSRTGTKKMAIGHHIGERAHIIEREQNISTGVQEERQDFINLDDEEAEDFDREFQAKARTVLGGHGGGRRSEQLALPSTQPAVHPHPYNASGRKSRPLKGPSSSSAPSSSHTHYQ; encoded by the exons ATGTCGCTTTTCGGGATGATGAACGATATAGAGGAAGATCCTATTTTTGG CCATCATATGCGTTCGATGCGCCACATGAGCAACATGCTGAATTCGCTGTTTTCCGACCCGTTCGGTATGATGGGTGGGGTTGGCGGCGGGTTGGAAAGCATCGCCGCCGGGCCTGCGTTCGGGATGCGCCACAACGCGATGATGCCGTTCATGCCGCCGACCATGAACCGACTGCTGAGTGTGGGCGGCCCGGCCGACGGTCCGTcgtactgcagcagcagcgtcatcTCGATGACGTCCGGCCCGAACGGTCCGCAGGTGTACCAGGCCACGTCGAGCACGCGCACCGGCCCGGGCGGCATCAAGGAGACGCGCAAAACCGTACAGGATAGCCGCACCGGCACGAAAAAAATGGCCATCGGGCATCACATCGGCGAGCGGGCCCACATCATCGAGCGGGAGCAGAACATCTCCACCGGGGTGCAGGAGGAACGGCAGGACTTTATCAACCTGGACGACGAGGAGGCGGAAGACTTCGATCGCGAGTTCCAGGCCAAGGCGCGCACCGTGCTGGGCGGTCACGGGGGCGGACGTCGTTCGGAGCAGCTGGCACTACCATCGACCCAACCGGC CGTGCATCCCCATCCGTACAACGCGTCCGGCCGGAAATCTCGACCACTGAAGGgcccgtcatcatcatcagcgccCTCTTCGTCCCACACACACTATCAGTAA
- the LOC1280812 gene encoding myeloid leukemia factor isoform X1: MSLFGMMNDIEEDPIFGHHMRSMRHMSNMLNSLFSDPFGMMGGVGGGLESIAAGPAFGMRHNAMMPFMPPTMNRLLSVGGPADGPSYCSSSVISMTSGPNGPQVYQATSSTRTGPGGIKETRKTVQDSRTGTKKMAIGHHIGERAHIIEREQNISTGVQEERQDFINLDDEEAEDFDREFQAKARTVLGGHGGGRRSEQLALPSTQPAPSQRILSITEVPDNGCESCGNPSDTAICSACSSNNQHSGSHDQQQQQQQQSSRSQQAPTKAAGGRNHHRQQSAAVNNGGQITARRAIRSPASSPLSMASSPVSGTNQHHHHHITTSVHPHPYNASGRKSRPLKGPSSSSAPSSSHTHYQ, translated from the exons ATGTCGCTTTTCGGGATGATGAACGATATAGAGGAAGATCCTATTTTTGG CCATCATATGCGTTCGATGCGCCACATGAGCAACATGCTGAATTCGCTGTTTTCCGACCCGTTCGGTATGATGGGTGGGGTTGGCGGCGGGTTGGAAAGCATCGCCGCCGGGCCTGCGTTCGGGATGCGCCACAACGCGATGATGCCGTTCATGCCGCCGACCATGAACCGACTGCTGAGTGTGGGCGGCCCGGCCGACGGTCCGTcgtactgcagcagcagcgtcatcTCGATGACGTCCGGCCCGAACGGTCCGCAGGTGTACCAGGCCACGTCGAGCACGCGCACCGGCCCGGGCGGCATCAAGGAGACGCGCAAAACCGTACAGGATAGCCGCACCGGCACGAAAAAAATGGCCATCGGGCATCACATCGGCGAGCGGGCCCACATCATCGAGCGGGAGCAGAACATCTCCACCGGGGTGCAGGAGGAACGGCAGGACTTTATCAACCTGGACGACGAGGAGGCGGAAGACTTCGATCGCGAGTTCCAGGCCAAGGCGCGCACCGTGCTGGGCGGTCACGGGGGCGGACGTCGTTCGGAGCAGCTGGCACTACCATCGACCCAACCGGC TCCGTCGCAGCGCATTCTGTCGATTACCGAGGTGCCGGACAATGGGTGCGAATCGTGCGGCAACCCGAGCGATACGGCGATCTGCAGCgcatgcagcagcaacaaccagcACAGCGGCAGCCAcgatcaacagcagcagcagcagcaacaatcgtCCCGATCGCAGCAAGCACCGACAAAAGCAGCCGGAGGACGCAACCATCATCGACAACAGTCCGCTGCCGTGAACAACGGTGGCCAAATCACAGCCCGGCGAGCGATCCGATCGCCGGCCTCGTCCCCACTGAGCATGGCCAGTTCGCCAGTCAGTGGCACgaaccaacaccaccaccatcacattACTACAAG CGTGCATCCCCATCCGTACAACGCGTCCGGCCGGAAATCTCGACCACTGAAGGgcccgtcatcatcatcagcgccCTCTTCGTCCCACACACACTATCAGTAA
- the LOC1280811 gene encoding mitochondrial uncoupling protein Bmcp codes for MSDIRDWRPFVYGGMASIMAEFGTFPIDTTKTRLQIQGQKTDRSHSELRYRGMTDAFVKISRQEGVKALYSGIWPAVLRQATYGTIKFGTYYTLKKVATDRGLLHDKAGNESLWCNAACATLAGAISSAIANPTDVLKVRMQVHGRGTSDVGLVQCFREIYVHEGIRGLWRGVGPTAQRAAVIAAVELPVYDFCKLHLMETFGDQVANHFISSFIASLGSAIASTPIDVIRTRLMNQRRVHQLQPSITPAATTTTTTTPRLYYTGSVDCAVQTVRNEGFRALYKGFIPTWVRMGPWNIIFFITYEQLKQFY; via the exons ATGAGCGATATACGCGACTGGCGGCCGTTCGTATACGGCGGGATGGCATCGATAATGGCTGAATTCG GAACGTTTCCCATCGACACCACCAAAACTCGTTTGCAAATTCAAGGCCAAAAGACTGATCGATCACACAGCGAGCTGCGGTACCGTGGTATGACCGATGCGTTCGTGAAAATTTCCCGCCAAGAAGGTGTGAAGGCCCTTTACTCTGG CATATGGCCGGCAGTGCTGCGGCAGGCCACGTACGGTACGATCAAGTTCGGCACGTACTACACGCTCAAGAAGGTGGCCACCGATCGCGGGCTGCTCCACGACAAGGCCGGCAACGAGAGCCTTTGGTGTAATGCGGCCTGCGCCACGTTGGCCGGCGCAATTTCGAGCGCCATCGCCAACCCGACCGACGTGCTGAAGGTGCGCATGCAGGTGCACGGCCGGGGCACTAGCGATGTGGGGCTGGTACAATGCTTCCGCGAAATCTACGTCCACGAGGGCATCCGGGGGCTGTGGCGGGGCGTTGGCCCGACCGCCCAACGGGCAGCAGTCATAGCGGCCGTCGAGCTGCCGGTGTACGATTTCTGCAAGCTGCACCTGATGGAAACGTTCGGCGATCAGGTGGCGAATCATTTCAT CTCTAGTTTTATCGCGAGCTTAGGAAGTGCGATTGCTTCAACACCAATCGATGTGATACGG ACTCGTCTCATGAACCAACGGCGTGTGCACCAGCTACAGCCTAGCATTACACCGGCGGCAACCACCACGACGACCACCACCCCCCGTCTGTATTACACCGGCAGCGTCGACTGTGCCGTGCAAACGGTGCGCAACGAAGGCTTCCGAGCGCTGTACAAAGGTTTCATCCCGACCTGGGTGCGGATGGGCCCGTGGAACATCATTTTCTTCATCACGTACGAGCAGCTGAAGCAGTTCTACTGA